One genomic region from Pseudomonadota bacterium encodes:
- a CDS encoding sodium:solute symporter family protein: MNPQLFEVPKATAATAVWGAIGVAIILAVSVILGILSKKQWKSFDEYLVGKRDIGPWITGAALCASYLSGWAFCGSTGIVYSLGFSGMWFAGIWSLLGLVPCCWLAAIKTREFSAKLGAATLPETIGRRFESKMLQTVIAVVMLYFLFMYSVGQLKAAGGVWYAVTGLPPLWCLLLSIFIAWLYMVLGGYIGTQWSMAFQGFFLGIVGAVLGIWAIIWAGGFYEISSKLYMEPKVGPALIKLMRPELPKLGPTQLFSSLVGILATPVIFFTMAIGFPHNVSRFLGMAKLNKAGYWKLLTTVYLVAGIPIMLDCSSNGLVARMVYGPRLLAIKPWMGDLAAPYLAHAVGGVPMMTLYVMGLFAAALSTLAAMVFIMSANVTRDIIKTWWPKVSDKAMLNLGYFLIALFLFLPFYWTLVNPPPLLSIFMGLAAMGLGAIFFFVTAISYYWKRATKWGALLCVLYGTGMSIYGGYAVLYKKYVGMGTLEWWLVIGCGVLYFLVSFITKPPSKELLDKLFPAKQ, encoded by the coding sequence ATGAACCCACAATTATTTGAAGTACCAAAGGCAACGGCAGCAACAGCAGTGTGGGGCGCAATTGGTGTAGCAATTATACTGGCAGTTTCGGTTATACTCGGGATTTTATCAAAAAAACAATGGAAATCCTTTGATGAATATCTCGTTGGGAAAAGGGATATAGGGCCCTGGATTACAGGCGCTGCCCTTTGTGCATCGTATCTATCAGGATGGGCGTTCTGCGGTAGCACCGGTATCGTATATTCTCTTGGTTTCTCCGGCATGTGGTTTGCCGGCATATGGAGCCTCCTCGGTTTAGTCCCCTGTTGCTGGCTTGCAGCAATAAAAACAAGGGAATTCTCCGCAAAACTCGGTGCAGCAACGCTTCCAGAAACAATCGGGAGAAGGTTTGAGAGCAAAATGCTCCAGACCGTCATAGCAGTAGTTATGCTCTATTTTCTCTTCATGTATTCTGTTGGTCAGTTAAAGGCAGCCGGTGGTGTCTGGTATGCAGTAACAGGACTTCCGCCGCTCTGGTGTTTGCTCCTCTCAATATTCATTGCCTGGCTGTACATGGTTCTCGGCGGATATATAGGAACCCAGTGGTCTATGGCATTTCAGGGGTTTTTCCTCGGGATTGTGGGTGCTGTCCTCGGCATATGGGCAATCATATGGGCAGGTGGTTTTTATGAAATATCTTCAAAGCTGTATATGGAACCAAAGGTTGGCCCTGCACTTATTAAACTGATGAGGCCGGAGCTTCCAAAGCTTGGTCCAACACAACTCTTCTCGAGTCTTGTAGGAATCCTTGCAACACCGGTCATCTTCTTCACAATGGCAATCGGCTTCCCCCATAATGTAAGCAGGTTCCTCGGTATGGCCAAGTTGAACAAAGCCGGATACTGGAAATTACTCACCACTGTGTACCTCGTAGCCGGTATCCCCATCATGCTCGACTGCTCGAGCAACGGTCTTGTGGCAAGGATGGTTTACGGGCCCAGACTCCTCGCAATAAAACCCTGGATGGGCGACCTCGCAGCGCCATATCTTGCTCATGCAGTGGGTGGGGTACCCATGATGACCCTTTACGTCATGGGTCTCTTCGCAGCAGCGCTTTCTACCCTTGCAGCCATGGTATTTATTATGAGCGCCAACGTGACAAGGGACATTATAAAGACATGGTGGCCCAAGGTATCGGATAAGGCGATGCTCAATTTAGGGTATTTCTTGATCGCCCTCTTCCTCTTCCTCCCCTTCTACTGGACACTTGTAAATCCGCCTCCACTGCTTTCAATCTTTATGGGTCTCGCCGCCATGGGTCTCGGCGCTATTTTCTTCTTCGTAACAGCAATATCCTATTACTGGAAAAGGGCAACAAAATGGGGCGCTTTGCTCTGCGTACTGTATGGTACTGGCATGTCCATATACGGCGGGTATGCAGTGCTCTATAAGAAATACGTCGGCATGGGCACCCTTGAGTGGTGGCTCGTTATAGGTTGTGGCGTGCTCTACTTCTTAGTGAGCTTCATTACAAAACCGCCATCAAAGGAACTGCTCGATAAATTGTTCCCGGCGAAACAGTAA
- a CDS encoding tetratricopeptide repeat protein yields the protein MFRKKRFSIWLLSCFLFIFSASCTGCVQKEPEAKEYFKKAYQFIDAGYPQEALELLNMAVEKDPKFIEAYYNRGVVLFSINRDQEAMKDFQKVTELNPDFARAYAGLGSIYESLNNQSEAIKNYRIAARLGNKETQDYLKQKGITW from the coding sequence ATGTTTAGAAAAAAACGATTTTCTATCTGGTTGTTATCCTGTTTTCTGTTTATTTTCAGTGCGTCATGCACTGGATGTGTCCAGAAAGAGCCTGAAGCAAAAGAGTATTTTAAAAAAGCATATCAGTTTATTGATGCAGGGTATCCACAGGAGGCATTGGAACTTCTGAATATGGCTGTTGAAAAGGATCCGAAGTTCATTGAGGCATACTACAACAGAGGCGTTGTATTGTTTTCTATTAACAGGGATCAGGAAGCCATGAAAGACTTTCAGAAGGTTACAGAGCTAAATCCTGACTTTGCGCGTGCATACGCCGGACTCGGGAGTATATACGAAAGTTTAAACAATCAGAGTGAAGCTATCAAAAACTACAGAATTGCCGCCCGTTTGGGCAACAAGGAAACACAGGACTACCTGAAACAGAAGGGCATTACCTGGTAG